One segment of Streptomyces sp. NBC_01454 DNA contains the following:
- a CDS encoding alpha/beta fold hydrolase: MTGNAESPEIGLTVDVNGVATNYHDYGSGHPVLLIHGSGPGVSAWANWRLTIPELAKRHRVLAPDILGFGYTQRPEGVQYDAENWLAHLVGFLDALGLERVSIVGNSFGGSLALRLATRHPDRVDRLVLMGSVGVLFPLTPGLDAVWGYEPSVENMRRLLDVFAYDPRFATDELAELRYRASTRPGVHEAYAAMFPAPRQDKITAMAVPESDIAALPHETLIVHGRDDQVIPLTTSRRLLELIPKSQLHVFAQCGHWVQIEHAESFASLASTFLSGEF; this comes from the coding sequence ATGACAGGCAATGCGGAATCACCAGAGATCGGCCTGACCGTCGACGTGAACGGCGTCGCGACCAACTACCACGATTACGGCTCCGGCCACCCGGTGCTGCTGATCCACGGCTCGGGGCCCGGTGTGTCGGCATGGGCCAACTGGCGCCTTACCATTCCCGAACTTGCCAAACGACATCGCGTCCTCGCCCCCGACATCCTCGGCTTCGGCTACACACAACGCCCCGAAGGAGTGCAGTACGACGCCGAGAACTGGTTGGCCCACCTCGTGGGCTTCCTCGACGCGCTGGGCCTCGAACGGGTATCGATTGTCGGCAACAGCTTCGGCGGATCATTGGCACTGAGGCTTGCCACCCGCCACCCCGATCGGGTGGACCGGCTGGTATTGATGGGCAGCGTCGGCGTGCTGTTCCCCCTCACCCCCGGGTTGGACGCGGTCTGGGGCTACGAACCGTCCGTCGAGAACATGCGTCGTCTGCTCGACGTCTTCGCCTACGACCCACGCTTCGCCACCGACGAGCTCGCCGAGCTTCGATACCGAGCCTCGACCCGCCCTGGTGTCCATGAAGCGTATGCGGCAATGTTCCCCGCGCCACGGCAGGACAAGATCACTGCCATGGCGGTCCCCGAAAGTGACATTGCCGCCCTCCCACACGAAACGCTCATTGTGCACGGGCGCGATGACCAGGTGATTCCGTTGACCACAAGCCGCAGGCTGCTCGAGTTGATCCCCAAGAGCCAACTGCACGTATTCGCTCAGTGCGGGCACTGGGTCCAGATCGAGCACGCCGAAAGCTTCGCCTCCCTCGCGTCTACCTTCCTTTCCGGAGAATTCTGA
- a CDS encoding class II aldolase/adducin family protein, with translation MTADRLIGEARHLSSGSSEQGPRRRRDGAETRERVLSAALDEFTAKGYAGARVEAMAARAGVNVRALYQHFGSKEALYEAVFGDSFRKKHNAVLDAIEAVVDDEGQADELLGAFHQSLAGSLAFVRLVTWDALSVSMDRPGTDVMASAVRADMYVREIELIRQAQRAGHIPPTLDADLLLVALMALAIFPSALRPLTQVITGQSPESAAFRKRYDAFLAELGRSILAKRTDAGRVETPDAERDLHRTLRTAARALSSAGLVTAYGHCSIRRDESTFLVTPVVPLGHITRQPGILVPVEGELPDDVPGEVRMHQAIYRRRADVGGIARVLPTAVRALSVLGLTARPLDGTGSYFAPGPPLWSDPGLVRTAEAADGVADTLGDAPAIVLRGNGAVIVGNSLPRAVVLAQFLETASEIDLAVRSTGSEAIEFSAAEIAARAVWAGKIEERMWSHLTRDDPEAGGPSGQ, from the coding sequence GTGACGGCGGACCGACTTATCGGAGAGGCGAGGCACTTGTCGAGTGGGTCTTCGGAGCAAGGTCCTCGGCGCCGGCGGGACGGCGCCGAGACTCGTGAGCGCGTTCTCTCGGCTGCGCTCGACGAGTTCACGGCAAAGGGATACGCGGGTGCCCGGGTCGAGGCCATGGCGGCCCGTGCCGGTGTCAACGTTCGCGCGCTCTATCAGCACTTCGGCAGCAAGGAAGCGCTGTACGAGGCAGTCTTCGGGGACTCGTTCCGTAAGAAGCACAACGCCGTTCTCGACGCGATCGAGGCCGTCGTCGACGACGAGGGACAAGCCGACGAGCTCCTGGGGGCGTTTCACCAGTCCCTGGCCGGCAGCCTCGCCTTCGTCCGGTTGGTCACGTGGGATGCACTGTCGGTGAGCATGGACCGTCCGGGCACTGACGTCATGGCCTCCGCGGTCAGGGCCGATATGTATGTCAGAGAGATCGAGCTGATCCGACAGGCGCAACGCGCCGGGCACATCCCCCCGACGCTCGACGCCGATCTCCTGCTCGTTGCCCTCATGGCACTGGCGATCTTCCCGTCTGCCCTCCGCCCACTCACGCAGGTCATCACCGGACAGTCTCCAGAATCAGCTGCCTTCCGTAAGCGGTACGACGCCTTCCTGGCCGAACTTGGCCGATCGATCCTGGCGAAGCGTACCGACGCAGGCCGCGTCGAAACGCCGGACGCGGAGCGGGATTTGCACCGGACGCTTCGGACTGCAGCCCGGGCACTGTCGAGCGCGGGGCTCGTCACGGCGTACGGGCACTGCTCGATCCGTCGTGACGAGTCCACATTCCTCGTCACGCCCGTCGTCCCGCTCGGGCACATCACGCGACAGCCCGGGATCCTCGTCCCGGTCGAAGGCGAGCTGCCCGACGATGTCCCGGGCGAGGTGCGGATGCACCAAGCGATCTACCGTCGTAGAGCCGACGTAGGCGGAATCGCGAGGGTACTGCCCACCGCGGTGCGGGCGCTGTCGGTTCTGGGCCTCACCGCCCGCCCGCTCGACGGGACCGGCTCGTACTTCGCACCGGGACCGCCGCTGTGGTCCGATCCAGGGCTGGTTCGCACTGCGGAAGCAGCGGACGGGGTGGCGGACACCCTTGGTGACGCGCCGGCGATCGTGCTTCGCGGCAACGGCGCTGTCATTGTGGGAAATTCGCTGCCTCGAGCCGTCGTCCTTGCCCAATTTCTGGAGACCGCCAGCGAGATCGATCTGGCCGTACGGTCGACTGGCAGCGAGGCGATCGAATTCAGTGCGGCGGAGATAGCTGCCAGAGCTGTGTGGGCCGGCAAGATCGAAGAGCGCATGTGGTCACATCTCACTCGAGATGACCCCGAGGCAGGTGGCCCATCGGGGCAGTGA
- a CDS encoding extradiol ring-cleavage dioxygenase has product MGEILGIGVTHYPPLSGVDEDMAWLLRNSLQDPLVPEHAKDVASWPKRMREEWGSDEGRAAAARHREGLVAGLDHCRAELDAFNPDVVVVWGDDQYENFREDIIPPYAVLAYPDMTVKPWANMAHSSAMDDRPNVWNEGPDTTFEVKGAPEVARLLAKQLLEQGIDVSYAYKPLHQEGFAHAFLNTLLYLDYHRRGFPYPVVAFPLNCYGSLVVANKGFTVSLGEKPEQLDPPSPPPWRFMEVGRAVVRALAATDLRVALVASSSWSHAFNTDKTWRLQPDVAADRELYDAMVNGKYDVWRDRTTAAIENSGQQELLNWYTLVGAMEELGHTKPDWSVFEESYVFNSCKVFAVYRP; this is encoded by the coding sequence GTGGGCGAGATTCTCGGAATCGGAGTCACGCATTACCCACCCCTGTCAGGGGTGGACGAAGACATGGCGTGGCTCCTGCGCAACAGCTTGCAAGACCCGCTCGTGCCCGAGCACGCGAAGGACGTGGCTTCGTGGCCGAAGCGGATGAGGGAAGAGTGGGGCTCCGACGAGGGCAGGGCTGCGGCAGCGCGCCACCGCGAGGGTCTGGTGGCTGGGCTGGACCACTGTCGGGCCGAACTCGACGCGTTCAACCCGGACGTCGTTGTGGTTTGGGGCGATGACCAGTACGAGAACTTCCGCGAGGACATCATCCCGCCCTACGCGGTCCTGGCCTATCCCGACATGACGGTCAAGCCGTGGGCCAACATGGCGCACTCGTCGGCGATGGATGACAGGCCGAACGTATGGAATGAGGGCCCTGACACGACCTTCGAGGTGAAGGGAGCGCCCGAGGTTGCACGGTTGCTCGCGAAGCAGCTCCTCGAGCAGGGCATCGACGTCTCGTACGCATACAAGCCCCTTCACCAGGAGGGGTTCGCGCACGCGTTCCTGAACACGCTGCTCTACCTCGACTACCACCGTCGAGGGTTCCCCTACCCGGTCGTTGCGTTCCCGCTGAACTGCTACGGATCCCTCGTTGTCGCGAACAAGGGTTTCACCGTGTCTCTCGGAGAAAAGCCCGAGCAGCTGGACCCGCCGTCGCCGCCGCCGTGGCGGTTCATGGAGGTCGGCCGCGCTGTCGTGCGGGCGCTTGCCGCCACTGACCTGCGGGTTGCGCTCGTCGCGTCGTCAAGTTGGAGCCATGCCTTCAACACAGACAAGACGTGGAGGCTCCAGCCCGACGTTGCCGCCGACCGTGAGCTGTACGACGCGATGGTGAACGGGAAGTACGACGTCTGGCGGGACCGTACCACCGCGGCGATCGAGAACAGTGGCCAGCAGGAACTGCTCAACTGGTACACCCTTGTCGGCGCGATGGAAGAGCTGGGCCACACGAAGCCGGACTGGAGCGTGTTCGAGGAGTCGTACGTCTTCAATTCGTGCAAGGTGTTCGCGGTCTACCGGCCGTGA
- a CDS encoding FadR/GntR family transcriptional regulator: MTDSLRPLARPRLYEQVVERLREYVQAESLQAGDRLPPERDLADQLGVSRTSVRQAIVALEVQGLVEVRHGGGTYLLRDRLDAEPLQAMIDRRRRLPDVLDARDALETKLAALAAARRTNQDLEEIDAALAAMVDAVERGELAVTEDQRFHAAITAAAHSPLLAEFMTEISQPIAESRTESLRQPGRPEQSLHQHKLIAEAVRAGIPEAAAQAMHTHVDSVGHVKLLEWHANANGE; this comes from the coding sequence GTGACCGATTCACTGCGTCCGCTGGCACGCCCCCGCTTGTACGAGCAGGTCGTGGAACGACTGCGGGAGTACGTCCAGGCCGAGAGCCTGCAAGCCGGCGACCGACTCCCCCCGGAACGTGACCTCGCCGACCAGCTCGGAGTGAGTCGCACCTCCGTGCGGCAGGCCATCGTGGCCCTGGAAGTGCAGGGCCTGGTCGAGGTTCGGCACGGTGGCGGCACCTACCTACTGCGCGACCGGCTGGACGCCGAGCCCCTCCAAGCCATGATCGACCGGCGTCGACGGCTACCGGACGTCCTGGACGCTCGGGACGCATTGGAGACCAAACTCGCCGCCCTCGCGGCCGCCCGCCGCACGAACCAGGACCTGGAAGAGATCGACGCGGCCCTCGCCGCCATGGTCGACGCAGTCGAACGCGGAGAGCTCGCCGTCACCGAGGATCAGCGCTTCCATGCCGCGATCACCGCAGCGGCCCACAGCCCGCTGCTGGCCGAATTCATGACAGAGATCTCGCAGCCGATCGCAGAGAGCCGCACCGAGTCACTGCGCCAGCCAGGCCGCCCCGAGCAGTCGCTCCACCAGCACAAACTCATCGCGGAAGCCGTACGAGCCGGCATCCCGGAGGCCGCGGCACAGGCCATGCACACCCACGTCGACAGCGTCGGCCACGTCAAACTGCTGGAGTGGCACGCCAACGCCAACGGGGAGTAA
- a CDS encoding CaiB/BaiF CoA transferase family protein, which translates to MTSTAHPSSQTGTAPAALAGIRVLDLSRILSGPMATMVLADLGADVVKVEDTKDGDDTRQWGPPFQGDEAAYFLSTNRNKRGVSVDLKTGQGREFVLRLADRADVVVENFRPGTADRLGLGYRTLSARNPRLVYASISGYGQTGPWAARPGYDAIAQAQSGMMSITGEPGGPPMRPGVATADIGAGMWATIGILAALEARRSTGLGQHLDVSLLDGQLAWLTYVAGGYFATGAAPGPHGSAHPTIVPYQALATGDGYLMVAAGNDKLFRSLAAVLGSASLAADPRFATNPDRVRNREQLIPLLEAELARHSNAEWAQLLEAAGVPCAPINTVEEALTSPQATARDMVTALDHSTAGRLRTVGSPLKLSGTPTRIRTAPPVLGQHTDEVLTETGYSPAEIAELHAAGAVR; encoded by the coding sequence ATGACATCGACCGCACATCCCAGCTCCCAGACCGGAACGGCTCCCGCCGCCCTGGCAGGCATCCGCGTACTGGACTTGTCCCGCATCCTGTCCGGCCCGATGGCCACCATGGTTTTGGCCGACCTCGGCGCCGACGTCGTCAAGGTCGAGGACACCAAGGACGGCGATGACACCCGTCAGTGGGGCCCGCCGTTCCAAGGCGACGAGGCGGCCTACTTCCTGTCCACCAACCGCAACAAGCGTGGCGTCTCGGTCGATCTCAAGACCGGCCAGGGACGCGAGTTCGTCCTGCGGCTGGCCGACCGGGCCGACGTCGTGGTGGAAAACTTCCGCCCCGGCACCGCCGACCGGCTCGGCCTGGGCTACCGCACCCTGTCCGCCCGTAACCCGCGGCTGGTGTACGCCTCCATATCCGGCTACGGACAGACCGGCCCCTGGGCGGCGCGGCCCGGCTACGACGCCATCGCCCAGGCCCAGAGCGGCATGATGAGCATCACCGGAGAACCCGGCGGTCCGCCGATGCGGCCCGGAGTCGCCACCGCCGACATCGGCGCCGGCATGTGGGCCACCATCGGCATCCTTGCCGCGCTGGAGGCCCGCCGGAGCACCGGGCTCGGCCAGCACCTGGACGTCTCACTGCTCGACGGACAGCTCGCCTGGCTCACCTACGTCGCCGGCGGCTACTTCGCCACCGGCGCCGCCCCCGGCCCGCACGGCTCCGCGCACCCCACGATCGTGCCCTACCAGGCGCTGGCCACCGGCGACGGCTATCTGATGGTCGCCGCCGGCAACGACAAACTGTTCCGGTCCCTCGCCGCAGTGCTGGGCTCCGCCTCGCTCGCCGCCGACCCCCGCTTCGCCACCAACCCCGATCGGGTCCGCAACCGTGAACAGCTCATCCCGCTGCTGGAGGCGGAACTCGCCCGGCACAGCAACGCCGAATGGGCACAGCTACTTGAAGCCGCCGGCGTGCCCTGCGCCCCGATCAACACCGTCGAAGAAGCCCTGACCAGCCCCCAGGCCACCGCCCGGGACATGGTCACCGCACTCGACCACTCCACCGCGGGACGGCTGCGCACCGTCGGCTCCCCGCTGAAGCTCAGCGGCACACCCACCCGCATCCGTACCGCACCGCCGGTCCTGGGCCAGCACACCGACGAGGTGCTCACCGAAACCGGATACAGCCCGGCCGAGATCGCCGAACTGCACGCGGCAGGAGCGGTGCGATGA
- a CDS encoding enoyl-CoA hydratase/isomerase family protein, protein MTDSGAIDIQRDGAVTTVRVGTGHRANALGTRDWQALAALFDDLAEDRSLGAVVLSGRGTATFSAGSDMREWLSAAPADIDTSFAAMETALTAIERLPVPVISTVRGAAVGAGCQLACACDLRIVSSSAKLGMPIARWGILVPPAFAARLAVLTGPATARDLLFTGRLVDGAEAVRLGLATASAPEEELDTATAALVASITAHPPTAIRAAKRSIDTLLAPARDRLRKLPAGPAADYASMQSGLSTFLNRITVG, encoded by the coding sequence ATGACCGACTCCGGAGCGATAGACATCCAGCGTGACGGCGCCGTCACCACTGTCCGGGTCGGCACCGGGCACCGCGCCAACGCGCTCGGTACCCGCGACTGGCAGGCACTTGCCGCCCTGTTCGACGACCTGGCGGAAGACCGGTCCCTGGGCGCCGTCGTCCTGTCCGGCCGGGGGACCGCCACCTTCAGCGCGGGCTCCGACATGCGCGAATGGCTGTCCGCCGCCCCCGCTGATATCGACACGAGTTTCGCCGCCATGGAGACTGCGCTCACCGCCATCGAACGCCTCCCCGTCCCCGTCATCTCCACCGTCCGCGGTGCCGCAGTCGGTGCCGGCTGCCAGCTGGCCTGCGCCTGTGACCTGCGGATCGTCTCCTCCAGCGCCAAGCTGGGCATGCCCATCGCCCGATGGGGCATTCTGGTACCTCCTGCCTTCGCGGCCCGCCTCGCTGTGCTCACCGGCCCGGCCACGGCCCGCGACCTGCTGTTCACCGGGCGGCTGGTCGACGGCGCGGAGGCGGTACGGCTCGGGCTGGCCACCGCCAGCGCACCCGAGGAAGAACTGGATACCGCCACGGCCGCCCTGGTCGCATCGATCACCGCCCACCCCCCGACGGCGATTCGCGCGGCCAAGCGCTCCATCGACACCCTTCTCGCCCCCGCACGCGACCGTCTGCGCAAGCTCCCGGCCGGCCCCGCCGCCGACTACGCCAGCATGCAGAGCGGGCTCAGCACCTTCCTCAACCGGATCACCGTCGGCTGA
- a CDS encoding MFS transporter, whose translation MTINEHTTESTTAKSPPTRLTGPQRHAFWGSFGGWAMDGFSWTIPGLVLAPTLTVLLPAAGIAVTPENIGWYGQLSAAVFLLGWGCAFIWGPIADRFGRKPAMMASILMYGVFTALAGTATNLWEWNAFRFLAAIGVGGEWAMAGTLLAEVIPERVRARFGGLMHSAAYFGVLAVSCVYLLFGPALGWRGMFFVGGIPALAVFLIRRTTPEPERWQEDTSDRPARSFWQPVIEVLSTPYRARTIGNLLLLVVCVMGLWAGSTYVPTAMTNLSTDAGYSHDATVRLASLSSMTVAAFTILGCFAVPRLAGRFGRRGALVAAFGLMIVGTVGAYGIAYPLHSIGLTFAFLPVLGLGGASFAVFTIWLPEQYPTRMRATAFAFTTTFSRWFAAAGTFLIGYGIHATGSLTIPLTLTALVFIIGMALVRLAPETRGTALPT comes from the coding sequence GTGACGATCAACGAGCACACCACAGAGAGCACCACAGCCAAATCCCCTCCCACCCGCCTCACCGGCCCCCAGCGCCATGCCTTCTGGGGCTCTTTCGGCGGCTGGGCCATGGACGGCTTCAGCTGGACCATCCCCGGGCTCGTGCTGGCCCCCACCCTGACCGTGCTGCTTCCCGCCGCCGGCATCGCCGTCACCCCGGAGAACATCGGCTGGTACGGACAGCTCAGTGCCGCCGTGTTCCTGCTCGGCTGGGGCTGCGCCTTCATCTGGGGCCCCATCGCCGACCGGTTCGGCCGCAAGCCCGCCATGATGGCGTCCATCCTCATGTACGGGGTCTTCACCGCCCTGGCCGGGACAGCCACCAACCTGTGGGAATGGAACGCCTTCCGCTTCCTGGCCGCCATCGGCGTCGGCGGCGAGTGGGCCATGGCCGGCACCCTGCTTGCCGAGGTCATACCGGAGCGGGTCAGGGCACGCTTCGGCGGCCTGATGCACTCGGCCGCGTACTTCGGCGTACTCGCGGTCTCCTGCGTCTACCTGCTGTTCGGCCCCGCACTCGGCTGGCGCGGCATGTTCTTCGTCGGCGGCATCCCTGCCCTGGCCGTGTTCCTCATCCGCCGTACCACCCCGGAACCCGAGCGCTGGCAGGAGGACACCTCGGACCGGCCGGCCCGCTCCTTCTGGCAACCCGTCATCGAAGTGCTCTCCACTCCCTACCGCGCACGCACCATCGGCAACCTGCTGCTGCTCGTGGTCTGCGTCATGGGGTTGTGGGCAGGCTCCACGTACGTGCCCACGGCGATGACCAACTTGTCGACCGACGCCGGCTACAGCCACGACGCCACCGTGCGCCTCGCCAGCCTCTCCTCCATGACCGTGGCCGCCTTCACCATCCTGGGCTGCTTCGCAGTGCCCCGGCTGGCCGGCCGCTTCGGACGGCGCGGCGCGCTCGTCGCCGCCTTCGGACTGATGATCGTCGGAACGGTGGGTGCCTACGGCATCGCCTACCCGCTGCACTCCATCGGCCTGACCTTCGCCTTCCTGCCGGTACTCGGCCTCGGCGGGGCCAGCTTCGCGGTGTTCACCATCTGGCTGCCCGAGCAGTACCCCACCCGGATGCGAGCCACCGCCTTCGCCTTCACCACCACGTTCTCCCGCTGGTTCGCCGCCGCCGGCACCTTCCTCATCGGCTACGGCATCCACGCCACCGGCTCCCTCACCATCCCGCTCACCCTCACCGCGCTCGTCTTCATTATCGGCATGGCGCTGGTACGCCTCGCGCCCGAAACCCGCGGCACCGCCCTTCCCACCTGA
- a CDS encoding Imm49 family immunity protein — MPVQVRDEREVSVAGHLALDPLAIACLAYDTGFPITVSSDY, encoded by the coding sequence ATGCCCGTGCAGGTCAGGGACGAGCGGGAAGTCAGCGTTGCCGGCCATCTTGCTCTCGACCCGCTTGCCATCGCCTGCCTCGCCTACGACACGGGCTTTCCCATCACTGTCTCGTCTGACTACTGA
- a CDS encoding IS3 family transposase → MTEPCIDAEYATFTTNTEEISSVAKMCDWLEVSRSGFYEWRSRPLSATTRRREDLKLLITKSFEDSDGTYGYRRVHADLAAWGVACGPELVRDLMRELDLQACQPRPWRHSLTENDGRAGPIPDLVNRNFTADAPGKKMVGDITYISTWEGWVFLATVIDCRTKAVTGWAMDDNYKTPLIEAAIEMAARNHPLSEDAIFHSDRGSNYTSEQFARTLDRLGIRQSVGRTGICYEVSRRRESHPPPLSEPCVNLATHTAPIVEPVGNAPCFQ, encoded by the coding sequence TTGACGGAGCCCTGCATCGATGCCGAGTACGCGACATTCACCACGAACACCGAAGAGATATCGTCGGTCGCGAAGATGTGTGACTGGCTGGAAGTGTCCCGCTCCGGATTCTACGAATGGCGGAGTCGGCCGCTTTCGGCGACCACCCGGCGACGGGAGGATCTGAAATTGCTGATCACCAAGTCTTTCGAGGATTCTGACGGCACCTACGGCTACCGGCGCGTTCACGCCGACCTCGCCGCCTGGGGCGTGGCCTGCGGGCCCGAACTCGTGCGTGACCTCATGCGGGAGCTGGACCTCCAGGCGTGCCAGCCGCGGCCGTGGCGCCACAGTCTCACCGAGAACGACGGCCGGGCCGGCCCGATCCCCGACCTCGTGAACCGCAACTTCACCGCCGACGCGCCGGGGAAGAAAATGGTCGGTGACATCACCTACATTTCGACCTGGGAGGGCTGGGTATTCCTCGCCACCGTCATCGACTGCCGTACCAAGGCCGTGACAGGCTGGGCGATGGACGACAACTACAAGACCCCGCTCATCGAGGCTGCCATCGAAATGGCGGCACGCAATCACCCGCTCTCCGAAGACGCCATATTCCACTCGGACCGCGGCAGTAATTACACCTCAGAACAGTTCGCCCGGACGCTGGACAGACTGGGCATCCGGCAATCCGTCGGGCGGACCGGCATCTGTTACGAGGTGAGTCGGCGGCGGGAATCTCACCCACCGCCGCTCTCAGAACCGTGCGTGAACCTCGCGACTCACACGGCTCCCATTGTTGAACCAGTGGGCAATGCGCCATGCTTCCAGTGA
- a CDS encoding ISAs1 family transposase: protein MLEKLGPLDADRIADLGPYLESVPDPRSRRGRWYSLTAILLMCACAAVCGAKSIDELAEFGERATNSLLASLGVRRHLLGWRRSPKPVTLGRVLQALDGDALDQAVGAYLADRHRITASVDMPETRSRQIIAVDGKALTGSARLAAPRRHLLSAVTHDRVATIAQVEVGAKTNEVRHFKPLLAPLDLADTVVTFDALHSVKANITWLVETKKAHYIAVIKTNQPTAYAQLAALPWTSIKVQHTATAHGRRESRSIKTCAIADNLGGIAFPHAHLAIRVHRRRKPTGRPETRENVYAVTSLAAHQTRPIDLAAAIRGHWGIENSSHYIRDVTFAEDASTIHTGTAPRAMATIRNLAIGTLKILGADNIAKTTRAIRHEPERALAILGITNNPDTHGT from the coding sequence GTGCTGGAGAAGCTGGGGCCGCTGGATGCGGACCGGATCGCTGACCTGGGCCCCTACCTCGAATCGGTTCCGGATCCGCGCTCACGCCGGGGCCGGTGGTACTCGCTGACGGCGATCTTGCTGATGTGTGCTTGCGCGGCCGTCTGCGGTGCGAAGAGCATCGATGAACTCGCCGAGTTCGGCGAGCGGGCCACGAACTCGCTGCTGGCATCCCTCGGGGTACGCCGTCACCTGCTCGGCTGGCGGCGCAGCCCCAAGCCGGTCACTCTCGGACGCGTCCTTCAGGCACTTGACGGCGACGCCCTGGACCAGGCTGTGGGCGCCTACCTGGCCGACCGGCACCGCATCACCGCGTCCGTGGACATGCCCGAGACCCGATCGCGGCAGATCATCGCCGTGGACGGCAAGGCCCTCACGGGCTCAGCCCGCCTGGCCGCGCCGCGGCGCCACCTGCTCTCGGCGGTCACCCACGACCGCGTCGCCACGATTGCCCAGGTCGAAGTCGGTGCGAAGACCAACGAAGTGCGCCACTTCAAACCCCTGCTGGCACCGCTCGACCTCGCCGACACCGTCGTCACCTTCGATGCCCTACACTCGGTGAAGGCCAACATCACCTGGCTGGTCGAGACGAAGAAGGCCCACTACATCGCCGTCATCAAGACCAACCAGCCCACCGCCTACGCCCAACTCGCCGCCCTGCCCTGGACCTCGATCAAGGTCCAGCACACCGCCACCGCCCACGGCCGCCGCGAGTCCCGCTCGATCAAAACCTGCGCTATCGCCGACAACCTCGGCGGCATCGCTTTCCCCCACGCCCACCTCGCCATCCGGGTCCACCGCCGCCGCAAGCCCACCGGCCGGCCCGAAACCCGCGAGAACGTCTACGCGGTCACCAGCCTCGCCGCCCATCAAACCCGCCCCATCGACCTCGCCGCCGCCATTCGCGGGCATTGGGGAATCGAAAATTCTTCCCACTACATCCGAGATGTCACGTTCGCTGAGGACGCCTCGACCATTCACACCGGCACTGCACCCCGCGCCATGGCCACCATCCGCAACCTCGCCATCGGCACCCTGAAGATCCTCGGAGCCGACAACATCGCCAAGACCACCCGCGCCATTCGCCACGAACCCGAACGAGCACTCGCCATCCTGGGCATCACCAACAACCCAGACACTCACGGAACTTGA
- a CDS encoding transposase, with protein MGLFRKGSRLSQIRRKFTPEYREEAVRMVIETSRPVAQIARELGLVEGTLGNWVNAYRREHAGEEPPLTVDERARLREQERELRELRQKVAFLEKVAAYFAKDPR; from the coding sequence GTGGGTCTGTTCAGAAAGGGAAGTCGATTGTCGCAGATACGCAGGAAGTTCACTCCTGAGTATCGGGAAGAGGCCGTGAGGATGGTGATCGAGACGTCGCGTCCGGTCGCCCAGATCGCTCGGGAACTCGGACTTGTCGAAGGCACGCTCGGGAATTGGGTCAACGCCTACCGCCGTGAGCACGCGGGAGAGGAGCCGCCCCTCACGGTGGATGAACGGGCGCGGCTCCGCGAGCAGGAACGCGAGCTGAGGGAACTGCGGCAAAAAGTTGCTTTCCTGGAAAAGGTCGCAGCGTACTTTGCCAAGGATCCTCGGTGA
- a CDS encoding DUF6349 family protein — MPHPRLGRPHPPRRGIRAVEDAHDHALPGWRTLPPITRVKDRWQIPQSPGHWAQLTSVYPAGWMDQGAPLLAWSRYRSEARAPPHTGRPR, encoded by the coding sequence ATGCCTCACCCGCGACTGGGAAGGCCCCATCCACCGCGGCGAGGGATACGGGCGGTGGAAGACGCCCACGACCACGCGCTCCCGGGCTGGCGGACGCTGCCGCCGATCACCAGAGTCAAAGACCGGTGGCAGATCCCACAGAGCCCGGGACACTGGGCCCAACTGACATCCGTGTACCCGGCGGGGTGGATGGACCAAGGCGCTCCGCTCCTGGCCTGGAGCCGCTACCGCAGCGAAGCACGCGCCCCGCCGCACACGGGACGCCCCCGCTAA